One segment of Haloplanus natans DSM 17983 DNA contains the following:
- a CDS encoding NCS2 family permease, which yields MGLSDSLANYFGFEEHGTTLRTEALAGLTTFLTMSYIVVVNPSILAGIPGEKPGIVVSGYGPGEVQSMLAVVTIIAAAVATLIMALYANRPFGQAPGLGLNAFFAFTVVGALGIPWQTALAAVVVEGIIFIVLTAVGAREYIIRAFPEPVKFAVGTGIGLFLAIIGLQAMGIVVDDPATLITLGAVASDPVAIVSVVGLLFTFALYARGIRGSIIVGILATTALGWGVVEAGLVSGEAANSLVAGAPGATYDITPLAGAFVTGVADIEAFTFALVVFTFFFVDFFDTAGTLTGVSQIAGFLDEDGNLPDIDRPLMADAVGTTVGGMLGTSTVTTYIESASGVEEGGRTGMTALVVALLFLASLAVVPLAAAIPLYASHIALVVIGVVMLGNVVDIAWDDLSYAIPAGMTILVMPLTYSIATGIAAGIVTYPIVKAARGEWDDVRLGHWVLAGAFVFYYVVRTNTLAA from the coding sequence ATGGGACTCAGCGACTCCCTGGCGAACTACTTCGGATTCGAGGAACACGGCACGACGCTCCGGACGGAGGCGCTCGCGGGACTCACCACCTTCCTCACGATGTCGTACATCGTCGTGGTGAACCCGAGTATCCTCGCCGGGATTCCGGGCGAGAAACCGGGCATCGTCGTGTCGGGGTACGGCCCCGGTGAGGTACAGTCGATGCTCGCCGTCGTCACCATCATCGCGGCGGCGGTGGCGACGCTCATCATGGCACTGTACGCGAACCGGCCGTTCGGACAGGCACCCGGGCTCGGCCTGAACGCCTTCTTCGCGTTCACCGTCGTCGGCGCACTCGGCATCCCGTGGCAGACGGCGCTCGCCGCCGTCGTCGTCGAGGGGATCATCTTCATCGTGCTGACGGCCGTCGGGGCCCGCGAGTACATCATCCGGGCGTTTCCGGAACCGGTCAAGTTCGCCGTCGGCACCGGTATCGGCCTGTTTCTGGCGATCATCGGGCTGCAGGCCATGGGCATCGTCGTCGACGATCCGGCGACGCTGATCACGCTCGGCGCCGTCGCCTCCGATCCGGTCGCTATCGTCTCCGTCGTTGGCCTCCTCTTTACTTTCGCGCTCTATGCCCGTGGCATCCGTGGATCGATCATCGTCGGCATCCTCGCCACGACGGCGCTTGGCTGGGGGGTCGTCGAGGCGGGCCTCGTGAGCGGCGAGGCGGCCAACAGCCTCGTCGCCGGTGCCCCCGGCGCCACCTACGACATCACGCCCCTCGCCGGCGCCTTCGTCACCGGCGTCGCCGACATCGAGGCGTTCACCTTCGCGCTCGTCGTGTTCACCTTCTTTTTCGTCGACTTCTTCGACACCGCGGGGACGCTCACCGGCGTCTCCCAGATCGCGGGCTTTCTCGACGAGGACGGGAACCTCCCCGACATCGACAGGCCGCTGATGGCCGACGCGGTCGGCACCACGGTCGGTGGGATGCTCGGCACCTCGACCGTGACGACCTACATCGAGTCGGCCTCCGGCGTCGAGGAGGGTGGCCGGACGGGTATGACCGCCCTCGTCGTTGCCCTGCTCTTTCTCGCGTCGCTGGCGGTCGTCCCGCTCGCGGCCGCCATCCCGCTGTACGCCTCCCATATCGCTCTCGTCGTCATCGGCGTCGTCATGCTCGGCAACGTCGTCGACATCGCGTGGGACGACCTGAGTTACGCGATTCCGGCCGGCATGACCATCCTCGTAATGCCCCTGACTTACTCCATCGCGACGGGCATCGCGGCGGGCATCGTCACCTACCCCATCGTGAAGGCCGCACGCGGCGAGTGGGACGACGTGCGCCTCGGTCACTGGGTCCTCGCCGGCGCGTTCGTCTTCTACTACGTCGTGCGGACGAACACGCTGGCGGCGTAG
- a CDS encoding glutathione S-transferase N-terminal domain-containing protein, which produces MPSLELYELPGCPYCAKVKTKLDELGLEYVSHEVPRSHSERTEVKEVSGQTGVPVLIDPDHDVEGMAESDDIVAYLDETYGA; this is translated from the coding sequence ATGCCATCGCTGGAACTCTACGAACTCCCCGGCTGCCCCTACTGCGCGAAGGTAAAGACAAAACTCGACGAACTCGGTCTGGAGTACGTCTCCCACGAGGTACCCCGGTCGCACTCCGAGCGGACGGAAGTGAAGGAGGTGAGCGGCCAGACGGGCGTCCCCGTTCTGATCGACCCCGACCACGACGTCGAGGGAATGGCCGAGAGCGACGACATCGTCGCCTACCTCGACGAGACCTACGGCGCCTGA
- a CDS encoding cupin domain-containing protein, protein MPDGYSIVDPDDVPAGEFNTCETAVRKLTEPLGAAELRVNQVIVDPGEVTTPHTHEGQEEVFVSMDGGQISLADEVHDVPAGGIVRVAPETVRNLCNHTEERHVWLAFGAPPVGTVDGFGSYVVEDQAP, encoded by the coding sequence ATGCCGGACGGCTACAGCATCGTCGACCCCGACGACGTGCCGGCCGGGGAGTTCAACACCTGCGAGACTGCCGTACGAAAGCTAACCGAACCGCTCGGGGCGGCCGAACTCCGGGTGAACCAGGTGATCGTCGACCCCGGCGAGGTGACGACCCCCCACACCCACGAGGGACAGGAAGAGGTGTTCGTCTCGATGGACGGCGGGCAGATATCTCTCGCGGACGAGGTGCACGACGTGCCGGCCGGCGGAATCGTCCGCGTTGCGCCGGAGACGGTCAGAAACCTGTGTAACCACACTGAGGAGCGACACGTCTGGTTGGCGTTCGGCGCGCCGCCGGTCGGGACCGTCGACGGCTTCGGATCGTACGTCGTCGAGGATCAGGCGCCGTAG